Below is a genomic region from Microbulbifer sp. ALW1.
AGTCCGTCGAGCAACTGGCGCAGGGGAAAGTGGTCCCGTTTCGGCGTCAGGTTACCGGCATCCAGCCGGCTGATTTCCCGCAGTGCACCGATCAACTGTTCCGCCGAAGTGAGTGCGCTGTCGATGTAGTGAATATCATCGCCCATTTCCCGCCAGCTGCCCGCGGCGGCCTTGTTTTGCAAGGAGGCGATAAACAGGCGTGCGGCATTGATCGGCTGCAACAGGTCGTGGCTGGTGTGGGCGAGAAAACGGGTTTTGGCCGCGTGCAGTTCACGGATTTTCACTTCCGCTTCAGCGCGGCGGCGATTCTCCTGCTGCAACGCGCGGTTGCTGTCGGAGAGTTCCGCGGTGCGCTGCTGCACCCGATCCTCCAGACTGCGGCGGGTTTCTTCCAGTGCGTCCACCGCCGCGCGATATTCGCTGATGTCGGTAAAGGTGGTGACGAAACCGCCCCCGGGCATCGGGGTTCCGCGTACTTCCACAATGGCACCGCTGGGCAATCGGCGCTCGAAGCGGTGGGCGCTGCCGTGGCGCAGCAGGTCCAGGCGCCGCTCGATATGCCCCTCCAACGCTTCGGGATCCTCCCTGTCGCCATAGAGGCCGCGCTCGGCATTGTGGCGATAGAGCGACTCCACCGGACAACCGATATACAGCAACCGCTCGGGGTAATCGAACAATTCGAGATACTGGCGGTTCCAGGCCACCAGCCTCAGCTCCGCATCCACTACGCTGATGCCCTGGCTGATGGTTTCCACCGTGGTCTGCAGCAATTCCTGACTGAAGCGCAAACGCTGCGAGGTGCTGTCCACCAGCCGCGCAATATCCTCCAGCTTCAGCGGGCGGTTGCTGTAGAGCAGGCCCATTACCTGATTCGCCGCAGCAGAGCCGACGATGCCAGCGAGAATGCGTTCGGCATCGGCAATCACAAAACGTGAGGCGGCGTCATCCGGCAGCAGACGCTGCTGGCTACGCAGCTCAAAATCGTTCCAGATTTCTTCCAGCCGTGCCGGTCCCACAAAGGGTTGTAACAGGCTGCGTACCTGTCCCATGCGAATACCGGTTGGCACCAGATCCGGAGCCGGTTCTCCTCCCTGTTCCGGTGTTACGAAAGCCTGCGCCTGGCGCCGGTCGTTGTCGTCCTGGCGACACCAGAGCGACACCCCAACCAGCAATACAATGTTCCCCAGCAGGCTCCAGAAGACACCGTGGCTGAGCGGGTCCAATCCGCCGACGCCAAACAGCTGCTGCGGGCGCATTGATTCAATCCCGAACAATCCTCGCTGGAGCAACTCCGCCTCCGGGTACACGGCGGGCACAACAAGGCAAAACAGCCACAGGCCGTAGCCGGCGATCAGCCCCGCCCAGACCCCGCGCCGGTGCGCACCGGGCCAGTAGAGCGCGGCAATCAATGCCGGCGCCAGTTGCGCGGCGGCCGCAAACGACAACAGGCCGATAGATGCCAGCGCCTCGGTGCCGGAAATGGCGTTGTGCACTCCCCAGCTCATCAGCATCAACAGCAGAATACTGAGACGGCGGATCAGGCGCAGGTGATTACCGAGGGACACCGCGGTGAGCCGGGTAAAGCGGCTCAGGTACAGCCACACCGGCGCCACCAGTTCGTTGGAAACCATCACCGCCAACGTCAAAACCGCGACAATGACCATGCCCGTGGCCGCGGAGAAGCCACCGATATAGGCGAGCATGGTCAGGGTGTTGTGGCCGCCCTGTAGCGGCAGTGTCAGTACCAGGCTGTCTGGCGCACTCAGCCCCGCCGCCACCAGCGGCTGGCCGGCGAGGGAAATAGGGAGAATCAACACCGAAAAAAGCACCAGATAGGCCGGCAGCAACCAGCGCGCGGTGTGCAGGTCTTCAGGGCTGCGGTATTCCACCACCGCCATATGGAACTGGCGCGGCAGGCAGATGATCGCCGCCATCGCCAGCAGGGTCTGGGTGACAAAATTGATGTCCGGTGCCAGCCACTGCAAGCGCGGCTGCCACTGCACTTCCGGCAGGCCGCTGCCGCCGGTGATCAGCAGCCACAGCGCCAGCACCGCGACCGCAGCAAAGGCAAAAAGCTTCACCAGCGATTCCAGTGCAATGGCAGCGACCACCCCCACATTGCGCTCGCGGCCCTCCAGGTGTCGGGTACCGAACAAAATGGCGAACAGTCCCATCAACAGAGCGGTGGCCAGCGCGGTATCGAGATCGACCAAGCTGTCGCCATCCGCGCTGCCGCCAATGACGTCCCACCCCATGGTCACGGCCCGCAACTGCAGCGCGATGTACGGCAGGCTGCCAACAATGGCCAGTAGCGTCACCAGCGCGGAGAGCCCACGGCTTTTGCCATAACGGGAGCCGATAAAATCGGCGATGGAGGTGACCTTCTGGCGCTCACCCACCTGCACCAATTTCTGCAGGAAACCACCGGCAAACAGGAACAGCAAGATGGGTCCCAGGTAGATCGGCAGGTAGCTCCAGGTGTTACTCACCGATTGCCCCACCGCGCCGAAGAAGGTCCAGGAGCTGCAGTACACCGCCAGGGTGAGGCCGTAAATGATGGGGCGGAAATGTTGCATCCACTGCGTGTGCCGGCCTGCGCGCCAGGCGACCACAAACAGCAGCACCACATACAGCAGGGCAAAAAGCAGCAACAGGGGTTTGCCGATCATGAATTCCTCGCGCACCGGATCCGATGACCCTGTATAACCGATGGCGACAGCCGGGGGCAATTGGATAAACGTCGAAAGCGCCTCGCAAAAAAAATGCGGCGGGTCTCCCCACCGCATTTTCCTGCGTCAGTTTTTTACTGGCTGTTCCTAATTATTGGCTATTCCGAATCATTGGCTACGTTGATGTAGACAGTGCGGACTTCACCATCTCCGCGTAGAGCGGGTCGGCCTTGTTGAACTGCGCCAACATACGCGCCTGGATAGAAGCGTTGGCCTGGCGCAGACCGCCGGCAATATTGTCCACCAGCTGCTGTTTCTGGTCATCGCTCATCAGGCGGAACAAGTCCCCGGCCTGGGTGTGGTAGTCCTCCCCGTCCTGACTGTAGGGCTTGATCCAGGCATCCCGCTCCAGTGGCATCGGCGGCTCGGCCACCTCCGGTACCGGTGCAGGCGCACCCTGATCGATACGATCGTTGGGGTAGAAATTTACACTGCTGTCCTGATTCGATGCCGCGCCACCCAGCGGACACATACCGGCAAAAGCACCGTCGCGCTGGTAATGGTGCACCGGACAGCGCGGGGCATTAACCGGGATAGTGTTCACGTTGGCACCCACCCGGTAGCGGTGAGCATCCTGATAGGCAAACAGCCGCGCTTGCAACATCTTGTCCGGCGAGGCACCGATACCCGGCACCAGATTGCTGGGCGCAAAGGCGGCCTGCTCGGTCTCGGCAAAATAGTTCTCCACATTGCGGCTCAGCTCGAGCATGCCGATGTCGATGAGCGGCGCCTCGCTGTGTGGCCACACCTTGGTAAGATCAAACGGATTCACCGACAGTGTTTTCGCCTGTTTTTCAGAGAGAATCTGCAACTGGACTCGCCACCTGGGGTAGTCGCCCTGGTCGATGGATTCCACCAGATCCTGCTGTGCACCAAAAGCCGGATAATTGGCTGCCTCTTCACTGCGCACATTCTTGATGCCCTGCTGAGTTTTCAGGTGCCACTTCACCCAGAAGCGTTCACCGCTTTTATTCCAGAAGCTGAGGGTATGTGAACCGAAACCGTGCATATGCCGGTAACTGAGCGGAATGCCGCGATCGGACATCAGGATAGTCATCTGATGCAGCGACTGAGGGTGATTCGCCCAGTACTCGAAGCTCGCGGCAGGGTCGGGAAGATTGGTGCGCGGATTCTTTTTCTGGGAATGAATAAAATCCGGGAATTTGGACGGGTCATTCAAAAAGAACACCGGGGTATTGTTCCCCACCAGATCGAAGTTGCCCTCTTTGGTGTAAAACTTCACCGCAAAGCCGCGGGGATCGCGGGCGTAATCACTGGAGTCCTGACCGCCGCCCACCGTAGAAAAACGCACGAATACCTCGGTATCGGTACCGGGTTTCTGCAGAAAATCGGCAATGGTCCAGTCGCTAAGGTCTTTGTTCAAACGAAAGGTACCGTAGGCGCCGGTTCCACGGGCGTGAACCACTCTTTCGGGGATGCGCTCGCGGTTGAAGTGCGCCAGTTTTTCAAACATGCGGAAGTTATCAAAGGTGAGCGAGCCGCGCTCACCGGCAGAAATGCTGTTGTTGTCGTCGGCAATGGGTGCGCCGGCGGAAGTCGTCAGCTTGTTGTGGCTCATGGCTCGGTTACCTCTTTCCATTTTCCATCAAGCTCCGCTGCAACACCCATCCGGCCTCGTGAGTCAGGGGGTGGCAAGCATTCACCGGTTGGATTCTTGTCCCTTGTGGAAAGTGGCGCTTGAGTCAGGTCAATTTAGACGGAAGTCCAACAAAATAAATTTGAATGGCATCTGGAATATTTTTCCGCCATCGATTTGACAGTGAGAGGTGCTCAACTAGGCTTATTGCGGGAGTTTGCTCCTCGTATTTACCGCAAGACCACTGCCGGCAAACCATGCGCCGCCAGACAATAATTGACGAGAACCACGCCATGATCATCGCCACCGACATGCCCGAAGTTTCCAGCTGTGCCGCCACCAGCTGTGCCTACAACACCGATTCTGCCTGTCACGCCCGCGCCATCACCATCGGCGATGGTGACCAGCCAGACTGCGATACCTACTTCAATAACAGCCATCACACCAAGCGCGAGCGCCACGCCGGCGTGGGTGCCTGCAAGGTCACAGCCTGCAGTCACAATGAAGACTTCGAGTGCGGCGCGGATCAGATTGAACTCGGGTACAGCGGAAACACCGTGAATTGCCTGACCTACGCACACTGAGCAAACTCACATTCACAAAAAAAGGGAGGGAAGCCTTGGCTTCCCTCCCTTTTTATCGAACGTCAGTTTTGCAGGATGCCCGGTCAGTCGGCGACCTTTGATCCCTTGAGCCCGTAGTAGGCAATGTAGGCATAGCACACCACTGGCACCAGGAAAGAGATCTGCAGACCCGCGCTATCGGCCACAACCCCCTGGATCAGCGGTACTATCGCTCCCCCGACGATGGCCAGACACAGAACACCGGAAGCCTGACCGGCCTGTTTGCCCAGCCCCTGCAGCGCAAGGCTGAAGATGGTGGGGAACATGATGGAGTTGAACAGCCCCACCAGCAGGATCGCCCACATAGCGGCTGCACCCGAACCCAGAATGGCGGCAAACACCAGCAAAATCGCGGCGACCGCGTTGAACGCCAACACCAGCCCCGGCGATACCTTTTGCATCACCGCCGCACCGATAAAGCGGCCGATCATCGCACCACCCCAGTAGTAAGCGATATAGTGTGCCGCTTTCGCCTCTTCCATTGCCGCAACGCTGTCGAGACCAAGGAAGTTCACAAGAAAGCTACCGATGGAAACTTCCGCGCCCACGTACACAAAAATACCCACGGCACCCAGCACCAGATGACGGTGGGACCAGACAGAGCTCCCCTCTTCCGCCACGGCCTTGTCAGCCTGCATGTCAATCTGCGGCAGCTTGAGCCGACTGAAAATCACGGCCAGAGCCGCCAGCACGCCAGCCAGCATCAAGTAAGGGACTTTCACCGCATCCGCTTCCGCATCCGCGCTTAGCGCATCCGCACCAACGGTAGCAGCAGAGAGAATCAGTACGCCGCCAAAGAAGGGGGCAACGGTGGTGCCCAGGGAATTAAATGCCTGGGTCATGGTGAGGCGACTGGATGCGGTGGCCGGATCGCCGAGAGCGGTCACATACGGGTTGGCAGATACCTGCAGCAGGGTGATACCCGAGGCGAGCACAAACAGTGCGCCGAGGAATACAGGGTACGAGTGACTTTCGGCTGCCGGGTAAAACAGCAGGCAACCAAGTGCCGCTACCGCGAGACCGCCCACGATGCCCTTCTGGTAGCCGATACGCTTAACCAGCGCCCCGGCAGGCAGGGAAACTGTGGCATAGGCACCGAAGAAGCAGAACTGGATCAGCATTGCCTGGGTGTAACTGAGATTGAAGACTGCTTTCAGGTGGGGAATCAGGATATCGTTGAGGCAGGTCAAAAAGCCCCACATAAAAAACAGCACCGTGAGTGCTGTCAGT
It encodes:
- a CDS encoding NahK/ErcS family hybrid sensor histidine kinase/response regulator, with translation MIGKPLLLLFALLYVVLLFVVAWRAGRHTQWMQHFRPIIYGLTLAVYCSSWTFFGAVGQSVSNTWSYLPIYLGPILLFLFAGGFLQKLVQVGERQKVTSIADFIGSRYGKSRGLSALVTLLAIVGSLPYIALQLRAVTMGWDVIGGSADGDSLVDLDTALATALLMGLFAILFGTRHLEGRERNVGVVAAIALESLVKLFAFAAVAVLALWLLITGGSGLPEVQWQPRLQWLAPDINFVTQTLLAMAAIICLPRQFHMAVVEYRSPEDLHTARWLLPAYLVLFSVLILPISLAGQPLVAAGLSAPDSLVLTLPLQGGHNTLTMLAYIGGFSAATGMVIVAVLTLAVMVSNELVAPVWLYLSRFTRLTAVSLGNHLRLIRRLSILLLMLMSWGVHNAISGTEALASIGLLSFAAAAQLAPALIAALYWPGAHRRGVWAGLIAGYGLWLFCLVVPAVYPEAELLQRGLFGIESMRPQQLFGVGGLDPLSHGVFWSLLGNIVLLVGVSLWCRQDDNDRRQAQAFVTPEQGGEPAPDLVPTGIRMGQVRSLLQPFVGPARLEEIWNDFELRSQQRLLPDDAASRFVIADAERILAGIVGSAAANQVMGLLYSNRPLKLEDIARLVDSTSQRLRFSQELLQTTVETISQGISVVDAELRLVAWNRQYLELFDYPERLLYIGCPVESLYRHNAERGLYGDREDPEALEGHIERRLDLLRHGSAHRFERRLPSGAIVEVRGTPMPGGGFVTTFTDISEYRAAVDALEETRRSLEDRVQQRTAELSDSNRALQQENRRRAEAEVKIRELHAAKTRFLAHTSHDLLQPINAARLFIASLQNKAAAGSWREMGDDIHYIDSALTSAEQLIGALREISRLDAGNLTPKRDHFPLRQLLDGLNAEFSALASERGLALRYVPTDAWVISDRHLLRRILQNFLSNALHYTSRGRVLLGVRRRTDRNGQPQLEIQVWDTGPGIADSAKEEIFDEFVRLGSSERSADKGLGLGLAIARRSADLLGHQLGLASIPGRGSMFSIRVPLGEARETPAEAASVAEVANVSAVPVLCIDNERQILRGMESLLSGWGCRVVTAVSLEEALARWQLRSPPALVIVDYHLDRDATGIDALEALCTHWQSDLPGIVVSADTSEEIRSAATEHGWFYLPKPVKPAVLRNLVRRLARTAKSNIS
- a CDS encoding catalase, with product MERGNRAMSHNKLTTSAGAPIADDNNSISAGERGSLTFDNFRMFEKLAHFNRERIPERVVHARGTGAYGTFRLNKDLSDWTIADFLQKPGTDTEVFVRFSTVGGGQDSSDYARDPRGFAVKFYTKEGNFDLVGNNTPVFFLNDPSKFPDFIHSQKKNPRTNLPDPAASFEYWANHPQSLHQMTILMSDRGIPLSYRHMHGFGSHTLSFWNKSGERFWVKWHLKTQQGIKNVRSEEAANYPAFGAQQDLVESIDQGDYPRWRVQLQILSEKQAKTLSVNPFDLTKVWPHSEAPLIDIGMLELSRNVENYFAETEQAAFAPSNLVPGIGASPDKMLQARLFAYQDAHRYRVGANVNTIPVNAPRCPVHHYQRDGAFAGMCPLGGAASNQDSSVNFYPNDRIDQGAPAPVPEVAEPPMPLERDAWIKPYSQDGEDYHTQAGDLFRLMSDDQKQQLVDNIAGGLRQANASIQARMLAQFNKADPLYAEMVKSALSTST
- a CDS encoding DUF1540 domain-containing protein — protein: MRRQTIIDENHAMIIATDMPEVSSCAATSCAYNTDSACHARAITIGDGDQPDCDTYFNNSHHTKRERHAGVGACKVTACSHNEDFECGADQIELGYSGNTVNCLTYAH
- a CDS encoding sugar MFS transporter, producing MAGTQAPVTNIPIETSTSSEGGNFRFALTALTVLFFMWGFLTCLNDILIPHLKAVFNLSYTQAMLIQFCFFGAYATVSLPAGALVKRIGYQKGIVGGLAVAALGCLLFYPAAESHSYPVFLGALFVLASGITLLQVSANPYVTALGDPATASSRLTMTQAFNSLGTTVAPFFGGVLILSAATVGADALSADAEADAVKVPYLMLAGVLAALAVIFSRLKLPQIDMQADKAVAEEGSSVWSHRHLVLGAVGIFVYVGAEVSIGSFLVNFLGLDSVAAMEEAKAAHYIAYYWGGAMIGRFIGAAVMQKVSPGLVLAFNAVAAILLVFAAILGSGAAAMWAILLVGLFNSIMFPTIFSLALQGLGKQAGQASGVLCLAIVGGAIVPLIQGVVADSAGLQISFLVPVVCYAYIAYYGLKGSKVAD